The Phlebotomus papatasi isolate M1 chromosome 3, Ppap_2.1, whole genome shotgun sequence genomic sequence taaatatgttttcaaaattacttaTGAAAGTaaataaacatgtttacaaaaaaggtattatgcccaacgcacaataacttttgttttgtaaacgtgAATGGaaccgagatctagttatctcgctctctctgataggaaattttgaaaacatgtttgcaaacaaaagttgttgtgcgttgggcattaggatttaaatttcaaaataattccattttgcttccataataaaaacattatttttgcataattttttttacaaggtttatttagaaaaaggaATCATCGAGAGTACATACATTCAATaacaaacattttcaaaatatctaTACAAAATAGATTATTACTAGAATCACTCTCTACACCCGCCCTTACtagtttatcaaaattttatcacacacgaaaaatttatttttcctcagTCAGGTCTGAGTGGACTCCGCTGTTAAAGAAATCCTTTAGGAGAACACCACACTTGACAGGGAACAAGCGGGTGAATCCATTGAGGTACAGAAGGTATTTGGGAATTGATGCTTCGATTAGTTCTTGCCTCTGGGCAGAAATAATGGCTGCGGCAGCTTCCTCAGGTCTGATGAGCTTCATGAGATTCTTGAATCTCATGTAGGGCTTCTTGCAAAGTCCTGTGTCCACCATGTAGGGATAGATAGTGGTGAATTTGATctagaaaaatgaaattggtTTTAATGCGTGATTAgggattgaattaaaaaaataataatcaaccTGCTCCCAAAGTCCCTCCATACGAAATTCCTCATAGATAGCTTCGGTGAGTCCACGAACAGCGAATTTGGATCCACAGTATGGCACAAGATTTTGCAGTCCAACAATTCCCGCCATGGATGAAAGTGAAACGATATGACCATGACGTTTGGCGATCATGTCAGGGAGGAAGGCCTGCATCATCCAAAAGTGCGCCAGAACATTAATATCGAAGATTTTGCGGATTTCCGTATCGGTATGTTGCAGGAAAGGATGACAGGGCATGATGCCGGCATTATTAACCAAGATCGTCACAGTTCCGACTTCCGCTTTAACCTTCTTGGCCACCTCAATGATCTCCTCACGCTTCGAGACATCACACCTTTAAGAAGAACCGAGTAAAAGAGAATAAGTTATTTGAAATTATTCGGAAGTTTTTTTTGAGCATAAATCACTGGAGGCACCAGAAATGCCGCTGTTTTTCTGATGTGCATCCGGTAATCAGATACAATCATATTGGTACTTGAATCAGCCTCAATGCTGATGACCTTGCGTTCAACGCGATTAACGTAATTCTTCCATTACACTTTCGTTCAGGTGTATTGATCTCTCTGATCAcagagagaaaaattttgacctttccaaaaaaaattacttttatcaaTCCAACAAAAATTCTTTGtacaaaaaacaatgtttttcttGCTTGATAAAATTGCATTTACCGAGTTCACAAAAACATCTCATTTTTGGGTCATTGTAAAATGTTTTGTTACTAacgcaaaattaattaatcaataattaatttcatttgGCTAAAACCCAAGTAACAGAAGGAAGTCTGAATAACGTTATATTGATCATGAGgttataataattatttgagAACCCTTACGCCATACTTTCGAAGTCGGGAATAATCGTCATGTTATAATGAGGTgattattacaataaaataattaccaTATGGTAAGTTTATTTcatctttctttcttctttttacTAATTGATGGCATTGTTAGTGATGTTATTATAACAGAATATATTGATTAATATTCCactagaaaaattattatttttcaatcgtCACCGCAtcattttatttcctttttaaatattattaagaataGTTACGCTATAAAAAATGGTATGAAGATTGAAAACCAAAAGGAAGGTTGCAAGGTTTTCGGATAGtgttgaaaaaattttttttttgtaaagaagaCTGAAGGGATTTAAAGTGTAATCCACAGATGATATAATTTCCGAGGAGGTATTTGACCGTGGGCTAAAGCTCCTTATTgctaaaaataccaaataatatcAGAAAAAACCGCGTCTAGAATAACCCCTGTTTTGTCCCACTATGCCCCGGTTAGGGAATGTTAGGAATACAATGACacattaaacattttcctttattcaaaggttatttttttttaattttgtgagctttatcaaattcttttattaaatataacaTATGAGGGTATATCATGGGctttataaaattctaaaatagtttcttggctttttgaaataaatgtctCAGAGTTTAAATacgaaaaagtgtcccaaacttCCCCAGTTTCCTTTAACTAACACTTGAATTTAAGGTTGAAGTAGTTTTAAATTTAGACTTAGATGCGGTActaatttgaaataaatctgTAATTTGACAAGTAAGGGAgatcggggtagaattagccaccaaatgaaattttgattccgtgcaatttgtacaaaaaatgtttgtatgcactgtaaaaaattttggtagatatttgttccaaaaattagctcgtctgCGGACACCCAAATTTTTGGGACAAATTAGTATCTATTTTGGACAAATATGTACGTATTTTGGATTAAAATGTCTTCTTCAGATacaattttgttctaaaaaaaattgttctaaagTGAATTTGTTCCAGTATTTCGGTCAGTGGccgaaagtttttaccgtgtgagtctgataaatatttcaatgaatattaagggagtatatatttagaataaagagtggtttccttaatattccttcgaagacaaactataagatactatctaatactatatgtggctaattctgccccggtctcctctaACTGGGTAAAAACATTAAGCATTCTTTTACAAAGTTTATTAGCTTAATATTGATATTAGCTTTACAAGTTTTATTAGCTtagtattgaaatatttatcactaATTAAGGCTGCAGTAGATTGGGCagtataaattgataaaaatagacAATACACTCAGCTCTCTGATATCCGGATGACAGCTATCAAATActcaaaaaagtttaaaaaaaacttcataatgagattttatttttcattttcacctTCAATTATTCGAAAACTAGAGTTCGGTGTAATTTATCAATTTAGAATTAGAATTACCGTCTTGATTACAGTAGTGAAAtattgttaacaaaatttaaattaaaaagttaagAGCTTAGCTatgttttaaagtaatttctaatcagttttagaatttttgccgatcaaaatagaatattttacagAAACAAGACTATGTAGTGAAGATTGGCGACGTTCAGTCGTTCTGATTAGCACagatcagtctccatgatcagTTGATCGAAAGTAAGTGGTAGGTCTGTGCTGCCTTTTGACtgacgaaaaatatttttgccatattttAATTTCCCCTACCTCATCCCTTTCttctaagaaaaaagaaaaaaagactgtcctagataatttTGACTTATTGGGGGGGAGGttgtcgaagaccggaagtagatatctcttaccgcttgCCCTCTAGCCGTGTCATACGTTCAAGAaaactgctttctctttgatttcgagcagtaaaaactgaatatcatcagaaaaatcacaaaattagtcaatttaacaattttttctctctGTGTGTTTGTGCATTGAGAGTTGCAGTATTCctttctaaatgatttggaaTGTTTGCTCTCTTAAAATTCAGTGAGATTTGAAGGGAAAAACTTCTTTCGCACGAGTGGAAATCATTGAGAACCCCTTCTCATGGTTTTCTGTAAAAGCCAAATAAGTAATGGTACACCAGTGCGTCACCGGCAAGGTTCATCTCAGtgtttttataaaagttttattttcacTGCAACTTACTTGGAATCTTATGTTACACCTGTTAATAAATACATTCAAAGATATCagttaagtgtttttttttctcccataAAAGTCTACCTGGATGAAATTCTTCAATAATTGTGGCTTTTTGCAGATTCAAGAAAATTGACGCATTCATTCACCTCAAAAGATAACAAAGACATTTATCTCAAGAAGTCTTATTGATAAATGCGATAAATGCGACACCGCATTTAGaattaaacaataaatatttgttttaatgtCAGGGAATAGAAAcaggaaaattaaattgtgcGTCTCATGCTTGAGCTATGCACTTATTTACCCAAATGATCTTCATCTGTCCATTGCTGGGTAATTTCACATAAACTGTGTACTCGTCAATCATACTAAAATGCAGTGTAAGTATCAATCGCGTGATAAATAGTTGGACTGTGAACTTGGAACTACATTGTGACCATTTGTCTCAAACACCCGCAACAAGTGGACTCATTTAAATCCTCCACCAGTTCTCTGAACATTGCTGGATACCATCCCAccacgaaatatttttctctccCATCGATATAAAGGTCACTTTTAGTGTGTTCCatgaatattttttactttCAATTGATGTTTTGATGTGGCATTCAgggattttttattgaatattcaattAAACATTTActaattaatcgatgagattCAGGTGCGATTTATCCTTATCGGCTAGGTTAGCGTTACGTAACGAACAAAACAAGAAGATAGCCATTCTGGGATGAGGTGGATGAGGTCATATCTCAACTGAATATTTTTATCAACTTTCATTAGACATTAGCCGTAAACTTgcagaaaaaatcaaaagtaaatttaattgtgaacattaacataaaatttcaaattaacaaGCGTAAAATCACATAATTTAATGTATATGAGAATACAACGACTACAACAGTTATATTTATAACGAAAGCGACGATTTTAGGATCGGTTTTTGTTAGCTCCGAGTAATTAGcgaatatatatttaattttaatgattaaCACCTTATTTTTGTGCTCTTTTAGATCTCATGCTCAATTTCAACTGAATTTTGGTTTataaactaattttcattatcagttatatttaaataaataaataaataaataaaattaatggcAATTGTATCATTTCgtaacatttaaatttttagaacaCAAGTTGTTTTTGTAATATAGAGAAccttaaaaattttcagatagggtaaagtggtacaagttaaacaataatggtataatttggacagggctttttgtcttgataaatttagtactttatttttatttgtatatttttaatgctttagttttataatttacttccttgtgcttaaaaacaaattttgtactgtacttatcaagaaaaaagccatgtccaatttgtaccggtgaattgtccaacttgtaccactaattccaaataatatcactttaccctatataggcaaataaatttttaaacgcaGTCCATAttggtattattattttttaatttagggGTCCATCTGAAAGATGATTGTCTCTTATTGGTGTTATGTACAACAGGAacataaaatactaaaataataaataaataaaataatataagacaaaTATTTATAATCTAGCAGCGCTTTGATTACCTTGAtaagattttgaaattaattttagaaccAATTAATTTTGTAGCAAAGCAGTACaaagatgattttattttaGCGAAACAGGGGCTCAAATCATTCaagttaggggaaagtaggcATGCTTCgaacacagtgaaccttcaaacgatgtaagttttctctttgtttgttaagaactagttcgtcatttcttaactACAAGAACCTTATGAAACCTTATGAAACGAGATTATAAATGGTAAACCAACTCAttacaaataaagagaaaattcgcatcgtttgaagattcactgtgtgcgaaccatgcctacattcccctatatcttTTCACACTTATTCTACAAAAATATACTTACTAATTATGATTTAcaataattcagaaaatttttgaTGTATATATAAAAGAAAACAGGTGTGAATCTCTTTAGAATTTTCTAATGCATATGAGTTTAAACCTGATTTAAGTATTAGTTCATAAATCATTAGAAAACTATCACAAACTTGAAAATTGATCAAGGggtaattttaatgtttttgacCTTTTAACCTTGCATAATTCAAACCGGCGATTTTTTTCGGTGAAAGGGGTCTACAGACGAAATGTTAATAAGAATTATCAGTGTAAGACATATCTGAAAATGAACAGAATCGTCTAATCcaactttgagaaaaactaGAAAAATCTCATCTTTGAGATAGTAAAGAGTGATAAGGAACGAATGCGATGAGGGCAGAGGGGTAAAGAAGGAAGAGATTTATCTCAAGATGATGTCATTTTAGGAGAAATAGTTGAAATCCGGAAGCTGATATCGCTTACCGTTTGGATTTTAAATGTGCCATAAGATAGAAAAAAACGCTAAAAACAGTGTTTCAATATAAAACTATTACCAATACTTAAatccgattcattaccgattgtgatcAATGCCGTCGGATTTGGAATTTTAACACCATTGAAGTACAGTgctcgctttgtaatccggatgattgggagacaaaatgacagatgtccgcttcgtaatccggatggattttttgaatttgtccacgtctcgaaaatataacacaagtttttttgtagaaatagaataaaagttttaaagaatcttaaaaagatataatcagagaattctatgctattacttaatttattttacaaaaacatcacaggataattaattttcattgctgaacacacatacATACATGACTTCaagattattttaaatgtaaccgtcaataactcgtccggattaagTCGTTCTGggttagagagcgggcactgtaaatccaaatttaaccaaatccgtttAAAAGTAGGCCCCTCCAGAGTGGTTGCATAAttaaccttcaataattcaacgAAAAAATTAATCTAGAATTGtttttcctgaaaaattgcttaaaatgaGTTAGGCCCTTGTACGAACgagaaatatttaataaggCTTTTATATACTCCGAAATTGTTTAACTTTTCATTTTGTGTTGATTTAatcatataatttttggttttttcttgCAGTTTTTTGGGTctaattcgaaatttaattaagggACAGGGTAAATGTACCAAAGTTGCATACATAAAGTTGCATAGTTGCatgaaagtgttaaagttctaagTCTAAGTCTTGTAATGTTTTGTAAAGTTGTAAAGTCTTGTAAGTTTTCTAGTACATTTTGTATTAAAAGTTGTACGACTTTTTTCAGAACAGAGtaagtgatatttttaaaacaaactgatttttttgtcatttccTTTTAAGGGGTGTTGCTTGAATCCTTGTAgaatagtttatcgtctttgttttctctaaaatcattctcatatattttaaaatgaaaaaaaatatagatatagctttgggtaatatttcggccaccttggttgtcttatagttccttgcccttccgaaattcttccaaagtctttttcacataatcttgttcatagaaacgacattttttgttattttttcataattcatacttttttcaaagtatgcaaaaaataaaattcatggaattttgaagaataaacagagtggccgaaattgtaaactggccgaaatttgggaCATTTACTCCAATGTTTTTAGTAAGTAAATTAAAAGATTGGttagtaaaatattcaaaatggatAGTAAGAACTATGTGATCAATGATCATAAATTCTATATAAGTGTATCaaacatttttatgaaaaatgcaCCTAGTTAACATATAAAACGGAATAAATGAGTCTTTGAAATAGTATATAATATAAATCTGGAAAATATCTCCAATTAGtcttattgaattaaatttcttttcatacCATTTTTAATCTTGCCCATCCCTATGCATTCACCTCCGTCTCAGTGTTGGTTCCAAATTCTGACTTTTAGTACCAAACAATGGAAATGTCCCTTGTCTGGATTAATATTACGgttttacaatatattttatattttattagggCTAGACTAGTTAAAAATAAAGTGCAAAATTGCTAAGCTAATCAGCTGTACGGTAATTTTATTATAAGCAACTTACTTaatttctcttaaacatcatcAATAAATATACACattcaattaaatataaaatttaagaaaaatcacaaaaaccttgaattcaattttataactctgagatttttttggaaattataaTACGGGCAAGTGGGATACCATTGAAACAGGGCTtctttctccaatttttaaatgaaactggaccttgtAATGGCATAATTTAGCTCCACTAactaattgtgaaaaattatattatgttaaGACTCAATTCCTttgaaaaataggagaaaaaaacccGACTTTATAGATGCAAGCCCTACTTTCCCTTACTCCAAAAGGAATAAGTAACTCAGTAACTTAAAAATCCGTATCACATATTACATAGAAAGTGTAAATATAAAAGATAAGGCAAGGCGAATTTATTATTTCGTATAGAATTCCAACATACGACTTTATATCCTTGACTTAATATCTTTAAGATCAACtttgtaatttatttgttttaaaaaccattaattttgcaaataaaacagaaagttcttttggaaaatattcctatTTTTTGTGCGAAATTATTTCAAGAGCAAACGTTTatctatttaataaaaaaaaaccaaatgatTTAACGATTGTTTATAATTATATTGATTAGTAAGATTCTGCTGTCCAAACTTATTTATAATACTGATGATTTTCATTGCAACCTTGACACACGATCTCAAGTTGGCATTAACATTTTCTCACATCTTTTGATGAGGAATAAATTGCTGCAATTTATCAGTcggaaaagcaagaaaaaaaatgttccgaaaaagtaaaaatgcaaaacatttcccatttcaAGTATGGAGattgtttttgcaaaaaaatatttttagatatgcTAATGCACCTGGGGCTTCTTTCGATTTTTAGCATATTCTCAAGAATTTCGACTTCAATTCCATCTTCTTTTCCTGGTTCAATTTACCAAAACATTGCATTCATAATGCCATATAACTTCCAAAAAAATGTCATCGGAGATTTGGTAAAATGTTCattaattcattttgaaatcATTGAATCATTAGGAAGTCCCAAAAATCTAAACAAAGAAGAGTTAGAATCGTTAGTTTCAATGCAAAACATATTAATGCGGGACGCatatattttcttgaaattaaatAACACACCTTTTTTTCCGGCGCGGTACAAGAAAtactttttgaataaattaaaaaaaaatgtttgaatgtCACTAATCTACCGAACAAACGCATCATATTTAGCATGAAAAAATACTATTGTCATAAATGATATATTGAGCTTAGTAATAGAAAAATTCAGATAATTGTTATCtgaatttttgtgtgaattTTGATGTGGATTGAACAAGAGAATGAATATCTTATCAGAAACATAAGCTACCTAAGTATAttctgataaaaaataaataaattgctcACGTAATTCTCAAATGATGGCACTTTGGCAAATGTTGCATTGGAATTTTGCcaggaaaaaaatatcattgataagagaaaaatttcacCAAGAATGGGTACTTACACAAATGCATGGGCTTTTCCCTTACGGGAGCAAATTTCTTTCACAGTCTCCTTATTTC encodes the following:
- the LOC129808180 gene encoding epidermal retinol dehydrogenase 2, which gives rise to MERNSEQNHVGVQPNNAGARVYSAIVLIFDLIMIFVQWTYFVFEGIYLLFKPPEEKSVVGEIVLITGTGHGIGRELALQYSALGATVVCWDINEEGNKETVKEICSRKGKAHAFVCDVSKREEIIEVAKKVKAEVGTVTILVNNAGIMPCHPFLQHTDTEIRKIFDINVLAHFWMMQAFLPDMIAKRHGHIVSLSSMAGIVGLQNLVPYCGSKFAVRGLTEAIYEEFRMEGLWEQIKFTTIYPYMVDTGLCKKPYMRFKNLMKLIRPEEAAAAIISAQRQELIEASIPKYLLYLNGFTRLFPVKCGVLLKDFFNSGVHSDLTEEK